One genomic window of Spirochaetia bacterium 38H-sp includes the following:
- a CDS encoding carbohydrate ABC transporter permease has protein sequence METAIDLKQIQARQLFLKLSMRVFIYAMLILGALFIFIPFGWTLSTALKTDQQVLAYPPVWIPSPVVWENFVKALTIRPFHIYYFNTFLIAFICVTAQVLSSSLVAYGFARFRFPGRNLLFFVLLSTMMLPSNLLLVPRFILFKTLGWLDTFLPLTIPHFFGSAFSIFLMRQYLMGIPLELDEAAKIDGAGPLRVYSSIIFPLVRPALGAIAVFEFVSVWRDFMGPLIYLSSEKHYTVSLGLAAFKSEFFTEWNLFMAAAVVAMLPPLIVFFIAQKYFISGASLTGSGASKG, from the coding sequence ATGGAAACTGCTATTGATTTGAAACAGATACAAGCAAGACAGCTTTTTTTAAAGCTTAGCATGAGAGTATTTATTTATGCCATGTTGATTCTAGGTGCCTTGTTTATTTTTATTCCCTTTGGATGGACTCTAAGTACTGCTCTCAAAACGGATCAGCAGGTTTTGGCATATCCGCCAGTATGGATTCCTTCTCCTGTTGTATGGGAGAATTTTGTCAAGGCTCTTACCATACGTCCCTTTCATATCTATTATTTTAACACCTTTTTGATTGCTTTTATATGTGTAACAGCTCAGGTCTTGAGCTCCAGCCTTGTTGCTTATGGTTTTGCAAGGTTTCGCTTCCCTGGGCGTAATCTTTTGTTCTTTGTTCTTCTCAGTACGATGATGCTTCCCAGTAATCTGTTATTGGTTCCCAGGTTTATCCTATTTAAAACATTGGGGTGGCTGGATACTTTTCTGCCCCTCACCATCCCTCATTTCTTTGGAAGTGCTTTTTCTATTTTCCTTATGAGACAGTACCTTATGGGTATCCCTCTGGAGCTTGATGAGGCTGCTAAGATAGACGGTGCAGGTCCATTGCGTGTTTACTCCAGCATTATCTTCCCTCTTGTCAGACCGGCTTTGGGTGCAATTGCTGTATTTGAGTTTGTGAGTGTTTGGAGAGATTTTATGGGTCCACTCATTTATCTAAGCTCTGAAAAGCATTATACAGTTTCTCTTGGCCTTGCTGCCTTTAAGAGTGAGTTTTTTACGGAGTGGAACTTGTTTATGGCTGCTGCCGTAGTAGCTATGCTTCCCCCACTAATAGTTTTCTTCATTGCTCAGAAATACTTTATAAGCGGTGCTTCTCTGACAGGTTCTGGCGCAAGTAAGGGATGA
- a CDS encoding sugar ABC transporter substrate-binding protein, translating into MKSVGRFLLVSVLLLMLVFVSGCAKKTESTSSNEPVTIRWFMRWDQARVDNVAKPVIEEYQKLHPNVTIEFENIGSGSQYYTKLQTMIAGGQAPDVFYPATHVAYAYAMKGAIRSLKDFIKRDKIDLSAYNPNILSLYSMNGEVYALPIDTAALAVFYNKDLFDKAGVPYPKAGWTWDDFLETAKALTQDTDGDGRIDQFGVDQFRNYWPLLVWSNTGHGLFDDMRKPTKFLVASDPKAIDSIQWIADLMLVHNVMPTDEQRADVSDLFAAGKSAMQIVGHWRVTRYLKANINFDLAPLPIGDFGQPVNRADGSCFAISSQSKHPDTAWDFVKFLAAPGAKGVSMLLDMQLMVPALTEYQQDPRFLHPEQLPGVNKAAFLEGKDHLFPMYDPLHPMYATFDAAWKQELGLVWIGQETAKEAVAKLDKTVADMLAHLKDYE; encoded by the coding sequence ATGAAGAGTGTCGGAAGATTTTTGCTGGTATCTGTCTTGCTGCTTATGCTGGTCTTTGTATCAGGGTGTGCAAAAAAAACAGAGTCCACTTCCAGTAACGAGCCTGTAACAATCAGGTGGTTTATGCGCTGGGATCAGGCCAGGGTGGACAATGTAGCCAAGCCTGTTATAGAAGAGTATCAGAAGCTGCATCCCAACGTTACAATCGAGTTTGAAAACATAGGCTCTGGCTCACAGTACTATACCAAGCTACAGACAATGATAGCCGGGGGTCAGGCTCCAGATGTATTCTACCCTGCAACTCATGTCGCTTATGCTTATGCAATGAAAGGCGCAATAAGATCTCTAAAGGATTTTATCAAGCGTGATAAAATCGATCTCTCAGCATACAATCCCAATATCTTATCCCTCTACTCCATGAACGGAGAGGTTTATGCACTTCCTATAGATACAGCAGCACTGGCTGTTTTTTACAACAAGGATTTGTTTGATAAGGCAGGAGTACCGTATCCCAAGGCAGGATGGACATGGGATGATTTTCTTGAGACAGCCAAGGCTCTTACCCAGGATACGGATGGAGACGGGCGTATTGACCAGTTTGGTGTAGATCAGTTCCGCAACTATTGGCCGCTTCTTGTATGGAGTAATACTGGTCATGGACTTTTTGACGATATGCGCAAGCCAACTAAGTTCCTTGTAGCCAGCGATCCCAAGGCTATTGATTCTATACAGTGGATAGCAGATCTCATGCTTGTCCATAACGTCATGCCTACTGATGAGCAGAGAGCAGATGTTAGCGACCTTTTTGCTGCAGGTAAGTCTGCAATGCAGATTGTAGGGCACTGGCGTGTTACAAGATACCTCAAAGCTAACATAAACTTTGACCTTGCACCTCTGCCGATAGGTGATTTTGGACAGCCTGTAAACAGAGCTGACGGCAGTTGTTTTGCTATCTCTTCTCAGAGCAAGCATCCTGATACAGCATGGGATTTTGTCAAGTTTCTTGCAGCTCCTGGTGCAAAGGGTGTGAGCATGCTTCTTGATATGCAGCTAATGGTTCCTGCACTGACTGAGTATCAGCAGGATCCTAGATTCCTCCATCCTGAGCAGCTCCCAGGTGTTAACAAGGCAGCATTCCTGGAAGGAAAGGACCACCTTTTCCCGATGTACGATCCTCTCCATCCTATGTATGCCACTTTTGACGCTGCATGGAAGCAGGAGCTGGGGCTCGTCTGGATAGGTCAGGAAACAGCAAAGGAAGCTGTTGCTAAGCTCGATAAGACAGTAGCTGATATGCTTGCTCATCTCAAAGACTATGAGTAA
- the serS gene encoding serine--tRNA ligase produces MLDFRFIRDNLDAVKQNIKNRFMDVDADIVVELYEKRNALIARAEELRARRNEISSRMKGKMEQSERQVLVDEVRSLKEELAGIEKELEETEVRLFAEASRIPNMSHPDAPVGKEDKDNLEIRRVGEIPSFPFEVRDHLELGEMLDIIDFEHGSKVSGPKFYYLKNEGVILEMALVRYAMDFLAKKGFTLMATPDIAKASVVEGIGFLPRGAESNIYAIEDTDTCLVGTAEITLGGFYQGDILSQEILPVKFAGVSHCFRKEAGAAGQYTRGLYRVHQFTKVEMFVYCKPEDSENMHNELLALEEELYKSLEIPYRVVDTCTGDLGAPAYRKFDLEAWMPGRGDFGEITSTSNCTDYQARRLKVRYKSQQGNTFVHMLNGTALAVPRVIISILENFQQEDGSVIIPSSLVPYTGFDRIFPKK; encoded by the coding sequence ATGCTTGATTTTCGTTTTATCAGGGATAATCTTGATGCTGTAAAACAGAATATAAAAAATCGCTTTATGGATGTGGATGCGGATATTGTCGTAGAGCTTTATGAAAAAAGAAATGCTCTTATAGCAAGAGCAGAGGAGCTAAGAGCAAGGCGAAACGAGATTTCCAGCAGGATGAAGGGAAAGATGGAGCAGTCCGAGAGACAGGTGCTTGTAGATGAGGTGCGTTCTCTAAAGGAGGAGCTTGCGGGAATTGAAAAGGAGCTTGAGGAAACAGAGGTAAGGCTTTTTGCTGAGGCTTCCAGGATTCCCAATATGAGTCATCCTGATGCACCTGTGGGCAAGGAGGATAAGGATAATCTGGAGATAAGACGCGTTGGAGAGATTCCTTCTTTTCCGTTTGAGGTTAGGGATCATCTGGAGCTTGGGGAGATGCTGGATATTATAGATTTTGAACATGGTTCAAAGGTCTCAGGTCCCAAGTTTTACTATCTTAAAAATGAGGGTGTTATTCTGGAGATGGCTCTCGTGCGTTACGCTATGGATTTCCTTGCAAAAAAAGGTTTTACGCTTATGGCCACTCCGGATATAGCAAAGGCTTCCGTCGTGGAAGGTATAGGGTTTCTTCCACGCGGAGCAGAAAGCAACATCTATGCTATAGAGGATACTGATACCTGTCTTGTAGGTACTGCTGAGATTACTCTGGGCGGTTTTTATCAAGGAGATATTCTTTCCCAGGAAATACTTCCCGTAAAATTTGCCGGTGTATCGCACTGTTTCCGCAAAGAGGCAGGCGCTGCGGGTCAGTACACGCGTGGGCTTTACAGGGTTCACCAGTTTACCAAGGTGGAGATGTTTGTCTACTGCAAGCCAGAGGACTCCGAGAACATGCACAACGAGCTTCTTGCTCTGGAAGAGGAGCTTTACAAATCTCTTGAGATTCCATACAGGGTTGTGGACACATGTACTGGCGATCTGGGTGCTCCTGCTTACAGAAAGTTTGATCTGGAGGCATGGATGCCAGGACGGGGGGATTTTGGTGAAATTACCAGCACATCCAACTGCACAGATTATCAGGCAAGACGACTCAAGGTACGCTACAAATCCCAACAGGGCAACACTTTTGTCCACATGCTCAACGGTACAGCATTGGCTGTCCCACGGGTAATAATAAGCATTCTAGAAAACTTCCAACAGGAAGACGGCTCCGTCATAATTCCTTCTTCCCTTGTCCCTTATACTGGCTTTGACAGGATTTTTCCTAAAAAATAA
- the proC gene encoding pyrroline-5-carboxylate reductase, producing the protein MRAIGCVGFGVMGEALIKGLRKEYPDSRLLVVEKSQKRMELAISEYRAENYNAKSSELFTLCDAVILAIKPQDIDVLRTMAPSSCSAVIFSIIAGKPISWFSEVFSTCEIVRAMPNISAMVGKAPVAISLHPDASERALTVGRAVASAVGTCFEIPERLMPAFTGLSGSGIAYVLSFMQGMALGGTKAGISYSQSLEIVSQLIEGTIALQKELGNHPEELVSRVTSPAGTTIEGIHALESGGFKGLVINAVVSAAERAKDFEK; encoded by the coding sequence ATGAGAGCTATAGGTTGTGTAGGTTTCGGTGTTATGGGTGAGGCTCTTATAAAGGGGCTAAGAAAGGAATATCCTGATTCCAGGCTGCTTGTTGTAGAAAAATCGCAGAAGCGTATGGAGCTCGCTATATCGGAGTATCGTGCAGAGAATTATAATGCAAAATCTTCAGAACTGTTTACTCTGTGCGATGCTGTGATTCTTGCTATAAAACCACAGGATATCGATGTACTTAGAACAATGGCTCCTTCTTCCTGTTCTGCTGTAATTTTCTCCATAATCGCCGGAAAGCCGATATCATGGTTTTCCGAGGTGTTTTCCACTTGTGAGATTGTAAGGGCTATGCCCAATATTTCTGCCATGGTAGGCAAGGCTCCAGTAGCAATAAGCTTGCATCCAGATGCATCAGAGAGGGCTCTTACGGTGGGTCGTGCCGTCGCTTCTGCTGTAGGCACATGTTTTGAGATTCCTGAGCGTCTCATGCCAGCTTTTACGGGATTATCCGGCTCCGGTATTGCTTATGTGCTTTCTTTTATGCAGGGGATGGCGCTTGGCGGGACAAAAGCAGGTATTTCTTACTCACAGTCTCTTGAGATTGTTTCTCAGCTTATAGAGGGTACCATAGCCCTCCAAAAAGAGCTCGGCAATCATCCTGAAGAGCTTGTTTCTAGGGTTACTTCCCCTGCAGGCACAACGATAGAAGGTATACATGCTTTGGAGTCTGGTGGTTTTAAGGGGCTCGTCATAAATGCTGTAGTTTCTGCTGCAGAGAGAGCTAAGGATTTTGAAAAATAG
- a CDS encoding tRNA (cytidine(34)-2'-O)-methyltransferase: protein MSLSIVLFEPEIPQNTGNIARTCAATGVKLYLVEPLGFSLEDKYLKRAGLDYWPMVDLDVLKSWDEVESLLDKENFFLVSKFAERTYTEIAYPDDSILVFGSESRGLPDYIKEKYKERLIRIPMRSSARSLNLSNAVAIMAYEVLRQHGFPGLARAFQEDV, encoded by the coding sequence ATGTCTTTATCCATAGTTCTCTTTGAGCCAGAAATACCTCAGAATACGGGTAATATTGCCAGAACGTGTGCAGCAACAGGTGTTAAGCTATATCTGGTAGAACCATTGGGTTTTTCTCTGGAGGACAAATATCTCAAAAGAGCAGGTCTTGACTACTGGCCAATGGTAGATTTAGATGTTTTAAAGTCATGGGATGAGGTAGAAAGCCTGCTTGATAAAGAGAATTTCTTTCTTGTATCCAAGTTTGCAGAGAGAACATATACAGAGATAGCTTATCCTGATGATTCAATCCTCGTTTTTGGCTCAGAGAGCAGAGGTCTTCCGGATTATATAAAAGAGAAATATAAAGAACGTCTTATAAGGATTCCCATGCGCAGCTCTGCCCGCTCATTGAATCTTTCTAATGCGGTTGCTATTATGGCTTATGAAGTTTTACGGCAACACGGATTCCCAGGGCTTGCCAGGGCATTTCAGGAGGATGTATGA
- a CDS encoding response regulator: protein MNILLIDDDDMFAAMVKTMLKGSDYYITWAEDIKSTKKFLQNQRFDIALIDIVLREESGLDILPLIKEKYPDTIPVMISGHASLETALEALQKGAYDYLLKPLSKPELDNLLNRCREKIHILDENKKAQELLAQVQKLEAVGRITATIAHDFNNVLMAIIGNAELLMESLREKNSSEDIADLTEILNAAKKGKKLTDSLLAFSSRSMKINGDTSIDQVINNAYQVFARLVKPEAKLITDLNTPDKKVAISHMHLEQIILNLLNNAKEAITESGKGQIVIKTEDVGSKIPAHLFSVLPPDTRYIKIEVRDNGIGMDEETLKHAMEPFFTTKEGHSGTGLSVVHHLVHGTRGLVDIQSSKNNGTRVCIYIPQKED, encoded by the coding sequence ATGAATATACTTCTCATAGACGATGACGACATGTTTGCTGCAATGGTAAAAACTATGCTCAAGGGTTCTGATTATTATATCACATGGGCAGAGGATATAAAATCCACAAAGAAATTTTTGCAAAATCAACGCTTTGATATAGCCCTGATTGACATAGTTCTCAGAGAAGAGAGCGGATTGGATATTTTGCCTCTTATAAAGGAGAAATATCCGGATACGATTCCTGTTATGATAAGTGGACATGCAAGTCTGGAAACAGCACTGGAGGCTCTGCAAAAAGGAGCCTATGATTATCTTTTAAAACCGCTTAGTAAGCCAGAGCTTGACAATCTTCTAAACAGATGCAGAGAAAAAATACATATCCTGGATGAAAACAAAAAAGCACAGGAACTTCTTGCACAGGTGCAAAAACTGGAAGCTGTTGGGCGAATAACAGCAACAATAGCCCATGACTTTAACAATGTGCTTATGGCAATAATAGGTAATGCAGAGCTCCTTATGGAAAGCCTAAGAGAAAAAAACTCAAGCGAGGACATTGCAGACCTTACGGAGATTTTAAATGCAGCAAAAAAGGGGAAAAAGCTTACGGACAGCCTTCTTGCTTTCTCAAGCAGAAGCATGAAGATAAACGGCGATACAAGTATAGACCAGGTCATAAACAATGCCTACCAGGTTTTTGCAAGATTGGTAAAACCGGAGGCAAAACTCATAACAGATCTCAATACTCCCGATAAAAAAGTTGCTATCAGCCATATGCATCTGGAACAGATTATACTCAACCTGCTAAACAATGCAAAAGAAGCTATTACAGAGTCAGGCAAAGGGCAGATAGTCATAAAAACCGAGGATGTAGGTAGCAAAATACCCGCTCACCTTTTTTCTGTTCTTCCGCCAGATACCCGTTATATCAAGATAGAAGTAAGAGATAACGGTATTGGAATGGATGAAGAAACACTAAAACATGCTATGGAGCCATTTTTTACGACAAAAGAAGGACACTCCGGTACAGGACTGTCTGTAGTACATCATCTTGTACACGGGACACGAGGGCTTGTTGATATACAATCCTCTAAGAATAACGGAACAAGAGTCTGCATATATATTCCTCAAAAAGAGGATTAG
- a CDS encoding PAS domain S-box protein, which produces MQHPIPLELGYNISLLVALSSISGIITRKIGFTSKKSKIIQGLLFALISIISMSAPYTYQPGLIFDGRTILVNLSVYFFGLFAGIITAVPTIIYRIIIGGVGMIPGIVVILISLGTGYLFRRLILHKNNNSKLITIYIMGLIVHIGMVLCIFLLPKDIALKTFKTIVVPTIIIYPLGELLTGIFLSDTIELTQRLEEIKRSKLLSETTLDSIGEAIITVDTEGKITAMNPIACKMTGFTEEEAISKPIEKIVKIISKTEHREKEPPAKTAIKEKRIIKTETPSLLISREGQLIPIESNSAPIITEDKKILGAVQIMQDQSSRIEQLNKLRESEEKFRLAFYTSPDAIALNRVTDGLYIEINKGFTEITGYTPDDLRGKTSLEISIWENPEDREKLKQALKEKGMVHNMEFTFIMKDGSRKYGLISASIINISGEPFILSITRDITEWKKLQIQIEKSLEEKNILLRELHHRTKNNLQVIASLTHLLYLGVKTEEAQDALMQIEQKVKIMSMVHQKLFSQKDISYLDLDSYLDDVSDMLQTAMIPADKVIRINYTGEKIRVLMDTAIPIGLIVHELVLNSIKHAFKEKDKGKIEIRLQSDKKYMIHLTISDDGKGMPEDFDINTTESMGLLTVREMVKSQLGGELYYHVNHGTTWEILIKKESYKNRIKS; this is translated from the coding sequence ATGCAACACCCCATCCCATTAGAACTGGGATATAACATATCTCTTCTGGTCGCTTTAAGCAGTATATCCGGAATAATAACAAGAAAGATAGGGTTCACCAGTAAAAAATCCAAGATAATCCAGGGACTGCTTTTTGCACTAATATCCATTATCAGTATGTCTGCTCCTTATACATATCAGCCGGGACTTATATTTGACGGAAGAACAATACTTGTAAATCTATCTGTATATTTTTTTGGTCTTTTTGCGGGAATTATAACAGCGGTTCCCACAATAATATACCGTATTATTATAGGCGGAGTCGGGATGATTCCCGGCATTGTTGTAATACTTATATCGCTTGGTACTGGATATCTATTCCGCCGCCTTATATTACACAAGAACAACAATAGCAAACTAATTACAATCTATATCATGGGTCTTATTGTTCATATAGGGATGGTGCTGTGTATATTCTTACTTCCAAAAGACATTGCATTAAAAACCTTTAAAACAATTGTAGTTCCAACCATAATAATTTATCCGCTAGGTGAGCTTCTTACAGGCATATTTCTATCCGACACAATAGAACTTACACAAAGACTTGAAGAGATAAAAAGAAGCAAACTCCTCTCAGAAACAACGCTTGACAGTATAGGAGAAGCAATAATAACCGTTGACACAGAGGGTAAAATAACAGCTATGAACCCAATAGCCTGTAAAATGACAGGCTTTACAGAAGAGGAAGCTATATCAAAACCCATAGAGAAGATAGTCAAGATAATAAGCAAAACAGAACACAGGGAGAAGGAACCACCAGCAAAAACAGCGATAAAAGAAAAAAGAATAATAAAAACAGAAACCCCCAGCTTGCTGATATCAAGAGAAGGACAACTAATCCCAATAGAAAGCAATTCCGCACCAATCATTACAGAGGATAAAAAGATTCTTGGAGCAGTACAAATCATGCAGGACCAAAGCTCCCGGATAGAACAGCTCAATAAGCTAAGAGAAAGTGAAGAAAAATTTCGACTCGCTTTCTACACCTCTCCGGATGCAATAGCCCTCAACAGAGTAACAGACGGACTTTATATAGAAATCAACAAAGGATTTACAGAAATAACAGGATATACTCCGGATGACCTGAGGGGAAAGACCTCCCTTGAGATATCCATATGGGAAAACCCAGAAGACAGAGAAAAGCTCAAGCAAGCTCTTAAGGAAAAAGGCATGGTTCATAATATGGAGTTCACTTTTATAATGAAGGACGGAAGTAGAAAATACGGTCTTATTTCAGCATCAATAATAAATATATCAGGAGAACCTTTTATACTATCCATCACAAGAGATATAACAGAATGGAAAAAGTTGCAAATACAAATAGAAAAATCACTGGAAGAAAAGAATATACTTTTGAGAGAGCTTCACCACAGAACAAAAAACAACTTACAGGTAATAGCCTCTCTGACTCACCTATTATATCTGGGTGTAAAAACAGAAGAGGCACAGGATGCTCTTATGCAAATAGAACAAAAAGTAAAAATAATGTCTATGGTTCACCAGAAATTGTTTTCCCAGAAAGATATATCTTATCTGGACCTTGACAGTTATCTCGACGATGTAAGCGATATGCTGCAAACAGCAATGATTCCTGCTGATAAGGTGATAAGAATAAACTATACGGGAGAAAAAATACGTGTACTTATGGATACCGCAATACCAATAGGACTAATAGTACACGAACTAGTACTAAACAGCATAAAGCATGCATTCAAAGAAAAAGACAAAGGCAAGATAGAAATAAGACTGCAATCGGATAAGAAGTACATGATACATCTTACCATATCTGATGACGGAAAAGGCATGCCGGAAGACTTTGATATAAATACAACAGAAAGCATGGGACTGCTTACTGTAAGGGAGATGGTAAAAAGTCAACTTGGAGGAGAGCTTTATTATCATGTAAACCACGGTACTACGTGGGAAATACTTATAAAAAAGGAATCCTATAAAAATCGTATAAAATCCTGA
- a CDS encoding YIP1 family protein — MIRLWKEIIFSPFDGFAKLDKSVPVWKAFFLIMVFASLVGAMLIPVITSQEYRELVYKLSVVQMQKMGQSMSNEQLDMFKENFNSSQFVVSTVISTVLSMGIMTGIGCLLSAFMLWLISLVFKTGEGFKRALAVSVYAYPVYILGMAVKNLLVLASDYKSLLLQVRTNMELGFLLSPPFSLASFLSPSSVSVSFYNILNTATDVFFLLFVLFLYAAFLKVYGMEKNKALTASIGFYIVFVLVSSIFYFLSSSVTGM; from the coding sequence ATGATAAGATTATGGAAAGAGATTATTTTTAGCCCATTTGATGGCTTTGCCAAGCTGGATAAGTCAGTTCCAGTCTGGAAGGCGTTTTTTCTTATAATGGTTTTTGCTTCTCTGGTCGGGGCAATGCTGATTCCTGTTATTACAAGTCAGGAATATAGAGAGTTAGTTTATAAGCTTTCTGTTGTTCAGATGCAGAAAATGGGACAAAGTATGAGCAATGAGCAGCTGGATATGTTTAAAGAGAATTTTAATTCCTCCCAATTTGTTGTTTCCACTGTAATAAGCACTGTTTTGAGCATGGGGATTATGACAGGCATAGGATGCCTGTTGAGCGCTTTTATGTTATGGCTTATATCGCTTGTTTTTAAAACAGGTGAGGGATTTAAACGAGCTCTTGCTGTATCTGTTTATGCCTATCCCGTGTATATACTGGGAATGGCTGTAAAAAATTTGCTTGTTCTTGCATCCGATTATAAATCCCTCCTGCTTCAGGTAAGGACAAACATGGAGCTGGGATTTTTGCTTTCTCCTCCCTTTAGCCTTGCTTCTTTTTTATCGCCTTCTTCTGTCTCTGTGTCTTTTTATAATATTCTTAATACAGCTACGGATGTGTTTTTTCTGTTATTTGTGCTTTTCCTATATGCTGCTTTTCTCAAGGTTTATGGCATGGAGAAAAATAAGGCGCTTACAGCCAGCATCGGTTTTTATATAGTGTTTGTATTGGTTTCCTCTATATTTTACTTTTTATCCTCATCTGTTACGGGAATGTGA
- a CDS encoding TolC family protein, translating into MKRIWSAFFLFFLSVSLFADTLGDAVRSLFTQRRYNEVPVVSQEQALSDYAQAKASFYPSLSLSAPFSWSDTVINRTESGAQTVDIKDSVSLDPSVSLSLSQLLPTAGILSASIAGGYSYSDIGSVSPSYFSSVYSLDPVSTANFSLSLSLSQPVFTKPFYSVLQENLTYKEKAVRRSVLEEKNNILRAFVADCFSVWSHFYNVDVLHTRYESSVARSERFKKEKELGLWTDRQVLSAEIEARRAKLALDNAEASLERLEAAFKARYGIDVPKFSDMPVWAAPDVSFDDVLVGNIELAKLKASANEAKIARLSVEKDISPSVSASVSASINNTLDDVPYSFSLSGSASIYVTVFDAGASKARVDSAGVAEKRALMAVDDYVLTLRTRYEELVYKLNSYDSQRKVDEDMLRAAEMELDAAERELEKGHSTVSAVREKALAVDTARMDMWSNLVEYNLAVLDLYMLAGKDLEELFKTGVFVAED; encoded by the coding sequence ATGAAAAGGATTTGGTCTGCTTTTTTTCTATTTTTTTTGTCTGTTTCTCTTTTTGCTGATACGTTGGGAGATGCTGTCAGGAGTCTTTTTACGCAGCGTCGTTATAATGAGGTTCCTGTTGTATCTCAGGAACAGGCTCTTAGTGATTATGCTCAGGCCAAGGCTTCTTTTTATCCATCCTTATCTCTTTCTGCTCCTTTTTCCTGGTCTGATACTGTTATCAACAGAACAGAAAGCGGAGCTCAGACCGTGGATATAAAGGATTCTGTGTCTCTTGATCCTTCTGTCTCCTTGTCCTTGTCACAGCTTTTGCCCACGGCAGGGATATTGTCCGCTTCTATTGCCGGAGGTTACAGCTATTCTGATATAGGTTCTGTGTCTCCTTCTTATTTTTCTTCTGTTTATAGTCTTGATCCTGTTTCCACTGCAAATTTTAGTCTTTCTTTGTCTCTCAGCCAACCTGTTTTTACAAAGCCTTTTTACTCTGTGCTGCAGGAAAATCTTACTTATAAGGAAAAGGCGGTACGCCGTTCGGTATTGGAGGAAAAAAATAATATCCTGAGGGCTTTTGTTGCAGATTGTTTTTCTGTATGGTCTCATTTTTATAATGTAGATGTGTTGCATACGCGTTATGAGTCCTCTGTTGCAAGGTCAGAGCGTTTTAAAAAAGAGAAAGAGTTGGGATTGTGGACGGACAGACAGGTTCTTTCTGCAGAGATAGAAGCAAGGCGTGCCAAGCTTGCTCTTGATAATGCTGAGGCTTCACTGGAGAGATTGGAGGCTGCTTTTAAAGCCAGATATGGCATTGATGTGCCTAAGTTTTCTGATATGCCTGTGTGGGCTGCTCCTGATGTGAGTTTTGACGATGTTCTTGTCGGAAATATTGAGCTTGCAAAGCTTAAGGCTTCTGCAAATGAGGCTAAAATTGCGAGACTTTCTGTAGAAAAGGATATTTCTCCTTCTGTTTCTGCCTCAGTTTCTGCTTCTATCAACAATACTTTGGATGATGTTCCCTATTCTTTTTCTCTTTCTGGTAGTGCTTCCATATATGTCACTGTTTTTGATGCGGGAGCTTCAAAAGCAAGGGTAGATTCTGCTGGTGTTGCGGAGAAGCGGGCGCTTATGGCTGTGGATGATTATGTATTGACTCTGAGAACAAGATATGAGGAACTAGTCTATAAGCTTAATTCTTATGACAGTCAGCGTAAGGTGGATGAGGATATGCTTCGTGCTGCAGAAATGGAGCTTGATGCTGCGGAGAGAGAACTGGAGAAAGGACATTCTACTGTCTCTGCTGTAAGAGAAAAGGCTCTCGCCGTTGATACTGCCAGGATGGATATGTGGTCAAATCTTGTAGAGTATAATCTTGCCGTGCTGGATTTGTATATGCTTGCAGGAAAAGATTTGGAAGAACTTTTTAAAACAGGTGTTTTTGTTGCTGAGGATTAG